The DNA segment GGTTCGCGTCTTCGACGTTACCCGAACGGCGCAGTCCGTTCACCGTCCCGTGCCGGGCCACAGCGCGGGGTCGGGCGCGAACCGGACACACAGCTCGCCGTCGGTCAGTGCGGCCCCGGCGACCGTGCAGCGGCGCAGCGCGGAGGGCAGGGCGACGATCCGGTGGAAGGGCCCGGCGGTGACCACGAGTTCGTCGCCGCGCCGGATCAGGTCGAGGTCGTCGCGTACGGCGCCGGGCAGCGGGAGGCGCCAGACGAGGGTGCCGTCCTCGGCCAGGCGGTCGGTGACCGGCCACTCGACGGGGCCGGGCGCGGGGTTGACGCCGGGCGGGGCGAGCGCGGTGAGGTCGTCGGTGCCGCGCGGGTCGTGGCCGAGGTGCGGGACGGTGTGCAGGTCGTACTCCTGGGCCCAGTCGGCCAGGGTCTTGCGCTGCTGGGCGAAGGGGCCGGCCAGCCAGGTGCCGTCGGCGGACTCGGGCAGGACGCGGTTGGCGATCAGGGTCTCGGCGCGCAGTCCGGCGAGGGCGAGGCCCAGGGTGGCGGTGCGCACGGCGTCCTCCCCGGCGGGGCCGGGTTCGGCGACCAGGCGGACGGTGGTGTCCCTGTCGGCGACGACGGCTTCGACGGCGGCGAGTTCCAGGTCCCAGCGGGCGGCGGTCTCGTACAGCCAGTCGGCGGGCATGGGGACCCCGGCGAGGCGGCCGAGGACGGGGCGCAGGGCGCGGGCGGCCTGGCGCTCGGGCGGCAGGAGGCGGCGCAGATAGCGGCGGAGTTCCTCGGGCAGCGCGAGCAGGGCGAGGGCCTGGGGCAGCGGAGGGAGGTCGACCACGAGCAGGTCGTAGCGCTCGGAGAGGGCCGCGTCGCGCAGGGCGCGCAGTACGGAGAGTTCCTCGGCGCCGGGCAGCGGGGTGACCTCCTCGGCGTCAAGACGGGAGGCGCCGAGCAGGTCGAGGACGGTTCCGGCGCGGCTCTGGAAGGCGGTGAGGTCCTCGCGGAAGCGGGCGCCGGCGTCGGGGCGCCAGACGGTGAGGTTCTCGGCGGCCTCGGTGGGCGTGGGTCCCGTCACCGTGCCGAGGGCGGCGCCGAGCGTGTCGGTCCGGTCGGCGCCGAGCACGAGCACACGGGCGCCGGTGCGGGCCGCGGCGAGCCCGGTGGCGGCGGCGACACTGGTGCGGCCGCTGCCGCCGGGCCCGGTGATCAGGAGGGTGCGCATGAGGCTGAACGGTAACGGAGCCTCAGCTCCCGGCGGGGAGGGCCCGGGGTCAGGAGCCCGTCTCGACGCGCTTCTTCAGGCCGGCCAGCGCGCGGTCGATGATGACCTTCTCCGCCTTGCGCTTGATCATGCCGAGCATGGGGATCTTGACGTCGACGGTGAGGCGGTAGGTGACCTCGGTGGCCCCGGCGCCCGCGGGCTTGAGCAGGTAGCTGCCGTCCAGGGAGCGGAGCATCTGGGACTTCACCAGGGTCCAGGAGACCTCGTGCTCGCCGGTCCAGGTGTAGGCGAGGGTCTGGTCGTCCTTGATGGCGCCCGCGTCCATGACGAGGCGGACCTCCTCGGCGCGTCCCCGGCCGTCGGTCTCCAGGACCTCGGCCTCCTTCACCTCGCCGGTCCAGTCCGGGTAGCGGGAGAAGTCGGCGATCACCGCCATGACATCGGCCGGGGCCGCCTCGATCGTGATGCTCGAACTGGTGTGTTCCGCCATCGCCGTGGCTCCTCCAGATGCGGCCGAAGAACGTTCTCTCACGCGCGGGGTGCGCACGTGTGTGCAGCGTGAAGGCTACCGCGCCGTCCCCGGGCCGCCGTCACCACTCCAGCGCCCACGGCTTTCCGGTCCCGGCGAAGTGCCCCACGTTCACGCACTCGGTCGCGCCGATCCGCATCCGGCGGACGAGCGGCTGGTGGACGTGGCCGAACAGGGAGTAGCGCGGCCTGGTCCGCTCGATGGCGGCCAGCAGGGCGCGGCTGCCGCGCTCGAAGCGGCGCGCGACGGTGTCGTAGACGAGTTCGGGCACCTCGGGCGGGATGTGGGTGCAGAGCACGTCGACCTCGCCGAGGGCCTCGATCTTCGCCGCGTACTCCTCGTCGTCGATCTCGTACGGGGTGCGCATCGGGGTGCGCAGGCCGCCGCCGACGAAGCCGAAGACGCGGCCGGCGATCTCCACCCGCTCGCCGTCCAGCACGGTGGTGCCGGGTTTCGCGTACTCCCGCCAGAGGGGCGGCATGTCGACGTTGCCGTAGGTGGCGTAGGTCGGGGTGGGGAAGGCGGCGAACAGCTCGGCGTACTGACGGCGTACCGCCTGCTCGATCGCGGCGTCCCGGTCGGCGCCGATGCCGGACCACAGCTCGCGGCCGAAGGCGCGGGCCTCCTCGAAGCGGCGGGCGGTGCGCAGCTCGACCAGCCGGTCGGCGTTCCGCGCGCCGAACAGGTCGGGGAAGATGCCGCGCGAGTGGTCGGCGTAGTCGAGGAAGAGGACGAGGTCGCCGAGGCAGATCAGCGCGTCGGCGCCCTCCCCGGCCCGCGCGAGATCACGGGCGTTCCCGTGCACGTCGCTGATCACGTGTACGCGGGTGCGGGGGCCGCGGGCGGGTGTGGAAGCCATGGCGATCAAGGGTAGAGGTGTGCGGTCTCAGTGAACAGTGGCCCGTCTGGCCTGCGGTTACTCGCCCGTTGGTCAAGAGGTGGACTACTGTGCGCCCAAGCGGGTTATCCCGTGTGACGCAGCGAACATCTGGCACGGACCCCCTGTCCCAGAGGTCATACCGGCGGGTAACGTCCGGGCAGTCCGGTCGTGCTCCGGAGAGCACCCCGGCAGGCGGGACCCCCCGAGCACCCGCCCCGAGGAGCAGCAGTTTTGCGCGAGTTCAGCCTTCCGGCTTTGTACGAGGTCCCCGCCGACGGCAACCTGACGGACATCGTCCGCAGAAACGCCGCTCAGCACCCGGACGTCGCCGTCATCGCGCGCAAGGTGGGCGGCGCCTGGCAGGACGTGACGGCCCGGCAGTTCCTCACCGAGGTGCACGCCGCCGCCAAGGGCCTGATCGCCGCCGGTGTGCAGCCGGGTGACCGGGTCGGCCTGATGTCCCGCACCCGCTACGAGTGGACCCTGCTGGACTTCGCCATCTGGAGCGCGGGCGCGGTCACCGTGCCGGTGTACGAGACCAGTTCGCCGGAGCAGGTCCGCTGGATCCTCTCCGACTCGGGCGCGACCGCCGCCTTCGTCGAGCTGGACGGGCACGCGGCCGCCGTGGACTCGGTACGCGAGTCGCTGCCCGCGCTGAAGCACGTGTGGCAGATCGAGGCCGGGGGCCTGGAGGAGCTGACGCGGCTCGGGCAGGACGTCTCGGACGCGACGGTCGCCGAGCGCGGCTCGCTGGCCAAGGCGGACGACCCGGCGACCATCGTCTACACCAGCGGCACCACCGGCCGTCCCAAGGGCTGTGTGCTGACCCACCGCAGCTTCTTCGCGGAGTGCGGCAACATCGTGGAGCGGCTGCGCCCGCTGTTCCGTACCGGCGAGTGCTCGGTGCTGCTGTTCCTGCCGCTGGCGCACGTCTTTGGCCGGCTGGTGCAGGTGGCGCCGATGATGGCGCCGATCAAGCTGGGCTGCGTCCCGGACATCAAGAACCTCACCGACGAGCTGTCCGCGTTCCGGCCGACGCTGATCCTGGGCGTCCCGCGCGTGTTCGAGAAGGTCTACAACACCGCGCGGGCCAAGGCGCAGGCCGACGGCAAGGGCGCGATCTTCGACAAGGCCGCGGACGTGGCCATCGCCTACAGCAGGGCGCTGGACACCCCGGCGGGCCCGTCGCTGAAGCTGAAGCTCAAGCACAAGGTCTTCGACAAGCTGGTCTACGGCAAGCTGCGCGCGGTGCTCGGCGGCCGGGGCGAGTACGCGATCTCGGGCGGCGCCCCGCTGGGCGAGCGGCTCGGCCACTTCTTCCGGGGCATCGGCTTCTCGGTGCTGGAGGGCTACGGTCTGACCGAGTCCTGCGCGGCCACCGCGTTCAACCCGTGGGACCGGCAGAAGATCGGCACGGTCGGCCAGCCGCTGCCCGGCTCGGTCGTGCGGATAGCGGACGACGGCGAGGTGCTGCTGCACGGCGAGCACCTGTTCAAGGAGTACTGGAACAACCCGGACGCGACCGCCGAGGCGCTGGCCGACGGCTGGTTCCACACCGGGGACATCGGCACCCTGGACGAGGACGGCTATCTCCGGATCACCGGCCGCAAGAAGGAGATCATCGTGACGGCGGGCGGCAAGAACGTCGCCCCGGCCGTGATCGAGGACCGTATCCGGGCGCACGCGCTGGTCGCGGAGTGCATGGTGGTGGGCGACGGGCGGCCGTTCGTGGGCGCGCTGGTCACCATCGACGAGGAGTTCCTGGGCCGCTGGGCCGCCGAGCACGGCAAGCCCGCCGGTTCCACGGCCGACTCGCTGCGCGACGACCCGGACCTGAACGCGGCCGTCCAGGCGGCCGTGGACGACGGCAACGCGGCGGTCTCCAAGGCGGAGTCGGTGCGCAAGTTCCGTATCCTGCCGATCCAGTTCACCGAGGAGTCGGGGCACCTGACGCCCTCGCTGAAGCTGAAGCGGAACGTGGTGGCGAAGGACTACGCGGCCGACATCGAGGCCCTGTACGCCAAGCAGACCGCCTCCTGACGCACCGTCACAGAGCGGAGCGGCGCCGGGGATTCCCCGGCGCCGCCGTGTCAGAGCAGCACCTTCAGCCGTTCGGCCAGCAGGTCCCAGCGCCACTTCTCCTCGACCCAGCTCCGGCCGCGCTCGCCCATCCGGCGGCGCAGGCCCTCGTCGGCGAGGAGGGCGGTGATCCGCTCGGCGGCCTCGGCCGGTTCGCCGCCCCGGACCACCCAGCCGGTCTCGCCGTCGAGCACGGCGTCCGGGGCTCCGCCGGAGTCACCGGCGACCACGGGCAGCCCGGTCGCGGACGCCTCCAGGTACACGATGCCGAGCCCCTCCACGTCCAGCCCGCCGCGCCGGGTGCGGCACGGCATGGCGAACACGTCCCCGGCGCCGAAGTGCGCGGGCAGTTCGGCCCAGGGCACCGCGCCGGTGAACCGTACGGAGTCCGCGACGCCGGTCTCGGCGGCCAGCCGGCGCAGGTCGGCCTCGTAGGGGCCGCCGCCCACGATCAGCAGCACGGTGTCCGGCTCGGCGGCGAGGATCTGGGGCATGGCACGGATCAGCGTGTCCTGGCCCTTCCTCGGCACCAGCCGGGAGACGCACACCACGACGGGCCGGTCGGTGAGCCCGAGCCGGGCGCGCACCTCGTCGCCGCCGGAGCCGGGGTGGAAGGTCTTCTCGTCCACACCGGGCGGCAGCTGGACCATGCGTCCGGCCGCCTCAGGGGTGAGCGCGGCGGCGATCCGGGACCGGGTGTACTCGCCGAGGTAGGTGACCGTGTCGGTGGACTCGCCGATCCGGCGCAGCAGCCCACGGGCGCCGGGCAGCTGGGCCCAGCCCGCCTCGTGACCGTGGGTGGTCGCCACCAGCCGCCCGGCGCCGGCCTGGCGCAGCGCCGGTGCCATCAGCCCGAGCGGCGCCGCCGCCCCGAACCACACCGAGGTGCAGCCGTGCTCCCGCAGCAGCCCCACCGCCCGCCGGGTCACCGCCGGGGTGGGCAGCAGCATGGTCGTACGGTCGCGTACGACGGTGAAGGGCTGCTCGGCGTCGAAGGCGGCGGTCGCCTCGGCGCCCTCCCGGCCGCGCTTCCAGGTGGAGGCGTAGACGACGATCCGGTCCGGGTCCAGGCGCAGCGCCATGTTGTGCAGGAACGCCTGGATGCCGCCGGGGCGGGGCGGAAAGTCGTTGGTCACGATCAGGGTCTTGTGCATCGCCGCCGACCCTACCGGGTGGCCCGACCGGGGCCGGGGCGGGCGGAGTCTGTGGCAGGGACACGGCCGTAAAGGACATCATGAGTCTTCCGACGCGCACGACACACGACCGAACGGCAGGGGATCACGTGGACACGAAGGGCGCCGGGCGGTCCCTGGCGTGGCTCGCGGCGGTGTGGGTGGCGAGCCGTGCCGTGCTGCTGCTGACCGTGTTCAAGGTGATCACCGTCGCGGGTCCGGACGTCACCTCGGACGTGTCGGTGATCTACCGGGGCTGGTACGAGGTCCTGCGTCAAGGAACGTTTCCGCTGGACGACGTGACCTGGCAGTACCCGCCCGCGGCGGCGCTCGCGGTCCTCTCCCCCGGCCTGCTGCCGTTCCTGGACTACACGGACGCGTTCTTCGTCCTGTGCTGCCTCACCGACCTCGCGGTGCTCGCCCTGCTGGTGCGCCACGGCCGGGGTCCGGGCCGCTCCCCGCGCGGGGCCTGGCTGTGGACGGCGGCCGTCCCGCTGCTCGGGCCGACGGTGTACGCCCGCTACGACGTGATGGTGACCGCCCTGGCCGTGGCCGCGCTGCTGGTGGCCGCCCGGCATCCGCGCGTCTTCGGGGTGCTGACCGCGCTCGGCGCGCTGGTGAAGGTCTGGCCGGCGCTGCTGCTGACGGGCTCCTTCCGGCGCCGTCCGTGGGCGTCGGCGGCGGTGACGGCGTCCGGGCTCGCGGCACTGTTCGCGGTGTCGATGCCGGGCGCCTTCGCCTTCCTGACCTTCCAGCGGGACCGGGGCACCGAGGTGGAGTCGCTGGGCGCGCTGGTCTTCCATCTGGCCCGGCACTTCGGCTGGGAGGGCCAAGTGCTGCTGAACTACGGCTCGATCGAGTTCCTCGGCCCCTGGGTCGGGGTGGTGAGCACGGCCGCGCTGGTGCTGACCGGGGCCGCGTTCGGCTGGCTGGTGCTGTGGCGGCTGCGGGTGGTGCGCACCGATGAACTGACGCTCCCCGAGGCGGCGTTCACGGCGGTGCTGCTGTTCACGGTGACGAGCCGGGTGATCAGCCCGCAGTATCTGGTGTGGCTGACCGGTCTGGCCGCCGTGTGCCTGACCCACCGCGCGTCCCGGATGACCGCGCCGGCGCTGATGGTGGCGGTGGCGTCCCTGGTGACGCTGCTGGAGTTCCCGATCGGCTTCATCCACGTGGTGACCAGCGACTGGTACGGCGTGACGCTGATGGTGGTGCGCAACGGCCTGCTGGTCGCCGCCTCCCTGACGGCGGGCCGCCGCCTGTGGCGCGCCACCGTGTCCCCGGCGCCCCTCGCATCCGCCCCCGCTGCGGCGGAGTCGCCCGTCTCCTCCTGAGACTCAGCCCAGTTGAGCCCGGACGTAGTCCTGCCACGCGGCGGTGAACTCCTCCGGGGTGGTGTCCAGCACCTTCTTCAGCGCGCCCTCGACCGCGCCGGCCCGGGTGCGGTGGGCGCCGACGGCCCGGTAGAAGGCGCGCAGTTCCTCCTCGCCCCAGTGCTCGGCGATCATCCGGCAGGCCAGCCAGCCGGACTCGTAGGCGCGGGCCAGCCCGGCCGGGTCGCCGGTGAAGCCGAAGTCCTTGTCGGCGGGGAGCGTGTCCGGGAGCCGCCCGTCCGCGACCGCGCGGGTCAGCTCGGGGGCGACCTCGCCGGGGGTGCGGCCGGTGCCGAGGTACCCGGTCCAGTCGGCGTACCCCTCGGAGAGCCAGAGCGGGGTGGCGGCGGTGGTCGCCGAGCGGGTGGCGACATGGGTGGTCTCGTGCGTGAGCACGACCTGTTTGCCGAGGTCGCCGAGGGCCGCGTACGCCTCCGGGTTGACCACCACCCGGTCGGCGGGGGCCCGTCCGGCGCCCGGGGTCTCGGCGGTGGTGACGGCGGCGATGCCCCGGTACTGGGCGGCGGGCGAGCCGAGCAGCGCGGCCATGCCGTCCAGCGAGCGCGGCACCAGCACCACCACCCGCCGGGCCCAGCGGGAACCCCAGGCGCGGGAGACGGCCGGTACGGCGAGGTCGGCGAGCCGGGCGTAGGCGCGCAGGTCCCCGGTGCTCTGCCCGGTGCCCAGCACCAGGCTGTGCGCGCCGCTGACCGCGCTGACCGGGCCCTGGTCCCAGAGCTGCTGCCCGGCGCCCTGCGCGGGCCCCTCGCCGACGACGTACCAGCCACCGTCGGCGG comes from the Streptomyces seoulensis genome and includes:
- a CDS encoding metallophosphoesterase family protein produces the protein MASTPARGPRTRVHVISDVHGNARDLARAGEGADALICLGDLVLFLDYADHSRGIFPDLFGARNADRLVELRTARRFEEARAFGRELWSGIGADRDAAIEQAVRRQYAELFAAFPTPTYATYGNVDMPPLWREYAKPGTTVLDGERVEIAGRVFGFVGGGLRTPMRTPYEIDDEEYAAKIEALGEVDVLCTHIPPEVPELVYDTVARRFERGSRALLAAIERTRPRYSLFGHVHQPLVRRMRIGATECVNVGHFAGTGKPWALEW
- a CDS encoding glycosyltransferase family 4 protein; this translates as MHKTLIVTNDFPPRPGGIQAFLHNMALRLDPDRIVVYASTWKRGREGAEATAAFDAEQPFTVVRDRTTMLLPTPAVTRRAVGLLREHGCTSVWFGAAAPLGLMAPALRQAGAGRLVATTHGHEAGWAQLPGARGLLRRIGESTDTVTYLGEYTRSRIAAALTPEAAGRMVQLPPGVDEKTFHPGSGGDEVRARLGLTDRPVVVCVSRLVPRKGQDTLIRAMPQILAAEPDTVLLIVGGGPYEADLRRLAAETGVADSVRFTGAVPWAELPAHFGAGDVFAMPCRTRRGGLDVEGLGIVYLEASATGLPVVAGDSGGAPDAVLDGETGWVVRGGEPAEAAERITALLADEGLRRRMGERGRSWVEEKWRWDLLAERLKVLL
- a CDS encoding SRPBCC family protein, producing MAEHTSSSITIEAAPADVMAVIADFSRYPDWTGEVKEAEVLETDGRGRAEEVRLVMDAGAIKDDQTLAYTWTGEHEVSWTLVKSQMLRSLDGSYLLKPAGAGATEVTYRLTVDVKIPMLGMIKRKAEKVIIDRALAGLKKRVETGS
- a CDS encoding glycosyltransferase family 87 protein, with product MDTKGAGRSLAWLAAVWVASRAVLLLTVFKVITVAGPDVTSDVSVIYRGWYEVLRQGTFPLDDVTWQYPPAAALAVLSPGLLPFLDYTDAFFVLCCLTDLAVLALLVRHGRGPGRSPRGAWLWTAAVPLLGPTVYARYDVMVTALAVAALLVAARHPRVFGVLTALGALVKVWPALLLTGSFRRRPWASAAVTASGLAALFAVSMPGAFAFLTFQRDRGTEVESLGALVFHLARHFGWEGQVLLNYGSIEFLGPWVGVVSTAALVLTGAAFGWLVLWRLRVVRTDELTLPEAAFTAVLLFTVTSRVISPQYLVWLTGLAAVCLTHRASRMTAPALMVAVASLVTLLEFPIGFIHVVTSDWYGVTLMVVRNGLLVAASLTAGRRLWRATVSPAPLASAPAAAESPVSS
- a CDS encoding ArsA family ATPase, giving the protein MRTLLITGPGGSGRTSVAAATGLAAARTGARVLVLGADRTDTLGAALGTVTGPTPTEAAENLTVWRPDAGARFREDLTAFQSRAGTVLDLLGASRLDAEEVTPLPGAEELSVLRALRDAALSERYDLLVVDLPPLPQALALLALPEELRRYLRRLLPPERQAARALRPVLGRLAGVPMPADWLYETAARWDLELAAVEAVVADRDTTVRLVAEPGPAGEDAVRTATLGLALAGLRAETLIANRVLPESADGTWLAGPFAQQRKTLADWAQEYDLHTVPHLGHDPRGTDDLTALAPPGVNPAPGPVEWPVTDRLAEDGTLVWRLPLPGAVRDDLDLIRRGDELVVTAGPFHRIVALPSALRRCTVAGAALTDGELCVRFAPDPALWPGTGR
- a CDS encoding AMP-dependent synthetase/ligase, which gives rise to MREFSLPALYEVPADGNLTDIVRRNAAQHPDVAVIARKVGGAWQDVTARQFLTEVHAAAKGLIAAGVQPGDRVGLMSRTRYEWTLLDFAIWSAGAVTVPVYETSSPEQVRWILSDSGATAAFVELDGHAAAVDSVRESLPALKHVWQIEAGGLEELTRLGQDVSDATVAERGSLAKADDPATIVYTSGTTGRPKGCVLTHRSFFAECGNIVERLRPLFRTGECSVLLFLPLAHVFGRLVQVAPMMAPIKLGCVPDIKNLTDELSAFRPTLILGVPRVFEKVYNTARAKAQADGKGAIFDKAADVAIAYSRALDTPAGPSLKLKLKHKVFDKLVYGKLRAVLGGRGEYAISGGAPLGERLGHFFRGIGFSVLEGYGLTESCAATAFNPWDRQKIGTVGQPLPGSVVRIADDGEVLLHGEHLFKEYWNNPDATAEALADGWFHTGDIGTLDEDGYLRITGRKKEIIVTAGGKNVAPAVIEDRIRAHALVAECMVVGDGRPFVGALVTIDEEFLGRWAAEHGKPAGSTADSLRDDPDLNAAVQAAVDDGNAAVSKAESVRKFRILPIQFTEESGHLTPSLKLKRNVVAKDYAADIEALYAKQTAS